The following are encoded in a window of Mycolicibacterium tusciae JS617 genomic DNA:
- a CDS encoding sigma factor-like helix-turn-helix DNA-binding protein encodes MTGRTPIRQAMAMLSNPHRAVIYRAYYLERSTAQIAAEYRITERAVRDELHDAMKALQRIVASAGPSGRSKFLAH; translated from the coding sequence ATGACCGGCCGCACGCCGATTCGGCAGGCCATGGCGATGCTCTCGAATCCGCACCGCGCGGTCATCTACCGGGCGTACTACTTGGAGCGCAGCACGGCGCAGATCGCCGCCGAATACCGAATCACCGAGCGCGCGGTGCGCGACGAACTGCACGACGCAATGAAAGCGTTGCAGCGCATCGTTGCGTCGGCGGGTCCGTCTGGGCGATCAAAGTTCCTTGCGCACTGA
- a CDS encoding GntR family transcriptional regulator: MAFESSATRISSQLRTEIMHGDVAPGSKLAQVGLAERFGVSRIPVRDALAILAGEGLVQPLSNATAIVTRMSVEELQELYELRLSIEPRTTEIAVPNVGRADVLYMRKQLAIMSEPIDARTWLAANTEFHAAVYRRAHRPRTIELIEQLRRLTDRYVFLHLEVGQTGHIGSEHGDILAAVESGDAATTARLTSEHLAKAHDHILDYLVDHPSVLDPYAVVSP, encoded by the coding sequence ATGGCATTCGAGAGTTCGGCCACACGCATTTCTTCGCAGTTGAGGACCGAGATCATGCACGGCGACGTCGCGCCGGGCTCGAAGCTCGCCCAGGTCGGCCTCGCCGAACGGTTCGGCGTCAGCCGGATCCCGGTGCGCGACGCGCTCGCGATCCTGGCAGGCGAAGGTCTGGTTCAGCCGCTGTCCAATGCCACCGCGATCGTCACCCGCATGTCGGTCGAAGAACTGCAGGAGCTCTATGAGCTCCGGTTGTCGATCGAGCCGAGGACCACCGAGATCGCCGTGCCCAACGTCGGTCGCGCCGACGTCCTCTACATGCGAAAGCAGCTGGCGATCATGTCAGAGCCCATCGATGCGCGAACGTGGTTGGCTGCCAACACCGAGTTCCACGCAGCCGTCTACCGCCGGGCCCACCGTCCGCGCACGATCGAACTGATCGAGCAGTTGCGCCGACTGACGGACCGCTACGTGTTCCTGCATCTCGAGGTCGGCCAGACCGGGCACATCGGGTCCGAGCACGGGGACATACTGGCCGCCGTCGAATCCGGCGATGCGGCCACGACCGCGCGTCTCACCAGCGAGCACCTCGCCAAGGCGCATGACCACATCCTCGACTACCTCGTCGACCATCCATCGGTGCTCGACCCATACGCGGTGGTGTCACCATGA
- a CDS encoding helix-turn-helix transcriptional regulator — MSQVPPARYLLRAKDLVDARYADPITVDDLAAAAGLSRAHFSRMFTRTFGESPRAYLQTRRLERAASLLRHTDRSVADICVMVGLQSVGSFTTSFSRVYGMPPATYRASMPPAVIYARVPSCILARDTRPPADSRLRKTAHGEKTSGSSRP, encoded by the coding sequence ATGTCCCAGGTGCCGCCCGCCCGTTATCTCCTGCGGGCCAAGGATCTGGTCGACGCACGCTATGCGGACCCCATCACCGTCGACGACCTCGCCGCCGCGGCCGGGCTTTCGCGGGCGCATTTCAGCCGGATGTTCACGCGGACGTTCGGCGAATCGCCGCGGGCGTATCTGCAGACGAGGCGTTTGGAGCGCGCGGCCTCGCTGCTTCGCCACACCGACCGCTCGGTGGCCGACATCTGCGTGATGGTGGGCCTGCAGAGCGTGGGGTCGTTCACCACCAGCTTCTCGCGCGTGTACGGCATGCCACCCGCGACCTACCGGGCGAGTATGCCGCCAGCGGTCATCTATGCGCGCGTTCCGAGTTGCATCCTGGCGCGCGACACCCGTCCGCCCGCCGACAGCCGCCTTCGCAAGACAGCACACGGGGAGAAGACGAGCGGTAGCAGCCGACCGTAG
- a CDS encoding VOC family protein, which yields MMKIGSAHLWVHDQDAALKFWTDLVGMEVRQDVSLPDLDNTFRWLTVGPPGQDDVSLVLMAIPGEPVMDEATRKQVQDLTAKGFAGTVFLTTNDVQSDYDDMTSRGVEFTEPPHQMPYGIDSGFRDPSGNSVRLTQLAPPPANTV from the coding sequence ATGATGAAAATCGGTAGCGCCCACCTGTGGGTCCATGATCAAGACGCTGCACTCAAATTTTGGACGGACCTCGTCGGAATGGAAGTGCGGCAGGATGTTTCCCTACCCGACCTCGATAACACCTTCCGCTGGTTGACCGTTGGCCCGCCAGGTCAGGACGATGTATCGCTCGTCTTGATGGCGATCCCCGGCGAACCCGTGATGGACGAAGCGACGCGCAAGCAGGTGCAGGACCTGACCGCGAAGGGCTTCGCGGGCACCGTATTCCTGACCACGAACGACGTCCAGTCCGACTACGACGACATGACCTCGCGCGGCGTCGAATTCACCGAACCACCGCATCAGATGCCGTATGGCATCGACTCAGGATTTCGCGATCCGTCGGGAAACAGTGTGCGACTCACCCAATTGGCGCCGCCTCCGGCCAATACTGTCTAG
- a CDS encoding methyltransferase family protein: MRTTTAALGSAAFFVVAPGTFVGLGPWLITRWEIPESSPPLRLALGAVFVVAGLIPPVHAFIQFAKAGGTPMPVAPTERLVVTGFNRFVRNPMYVGLLIAILGQALLFDSLALVVYALIGWIATASFVHWYEEPTLVRTYGEQYEEYRHNVPGWTPRLTPWTA, encoded by the coding sequence GTGCGAACGACCACCGCGGCACTCGGTTCGGCAGCCTTCTTCGTCGTCGCGCCTGGGACGTTCGTCGGGCTGGGCCCGTGGCTGATCACCCGATGGGAGATCCCCGAGTCCAGCCCGCCGCTGCGTTTGGCGCTGGGAGCGGTGTTCGTCGTCGCGGGCCTGATCCCGCCGGTGCACGCGTTCATCCAGTTCGCCAAGGCGGGCGGAACTCCGATGCCCGTCGCGCCGACCGAACGGCTCGTCGTCACGGGGTTCAACCGATTCGTCCGCAACCCGATGTACGTGGGACTGTTGATCGCGATTCTCGGCCAGGCGCTGCTCTTCGACAGCCTGGCGCTCGTGGTCTATGCGCTGATTGGGTGGATCGCCACAGCTTCGTTCGTGCACTGGTACGAAGAGCCCACGCTGGTGCGCACCTACGGAGAGCAGTACGAGGAGTACCGCCACAATGTGCCCGGGTGGACTCCACGCCTCACGCCATGGACGGCTTAG
- a CDS encoding methylated-DNA--[protein]-cysteine S-methyltransferase, whose product MNTRHALIDSRLDELTVVADGNALTGIYFRHHWHRPGQAAFGARVDAQSDAVLADASAQLTDYLARERDDLDLPVSPRGDQRQQRIWKMLSAIPYGGTVTYGELAAALADGTAAFQVGQAVGRNPLCIVVPCHRVVGSNGQLTGYAGGLKRKQFLLELEEPADVKAARLF is encoded by the coding sequence ATGAACACACGACACGCCCTCATCGACAGCCGCCTGGACGAACTCACCGTGGTCGCCGATGGCAACGCGCTCACCGGTATCTACTTTCGGCACCACTGGCATCGGCCGGGTCAGGCCGCCTTCGGTGCTCGCGTCGACGCGCAATCCGATGCCGTGCTGGCCGATGCGAGCGCCCAGCTGACGGACTACCTCGCCCGCGAGCGCGACGACTTGGACCTGCCGGTCAGCCCACGTGGCGACCAGCGGCAGCAGCGGATCTGGAAAATGCTGTCCGCCATCCCCTACGGCGGCACGGTCACCTACGGAGAACTCGCCGCCGCACTCGCCGACGGAACGGCAGCGTTTCAGGTCGGCCAGGCCGTCGGCCGCAATCCGCTGTGCATCGTTGTTCCGTGCCACCGGGTGGTCGGGAGCAATGGTCAGCTGACCGGCTATGCGGGAGGCCTGAAACGCAAGCAGTTCCTGCTCGAACTCGAAGAGCCCGCCGACGTCAAGGCGGCGAGGCTGTTTTGA
- a CDS encoding 2OG-Fe(II) oxygenase, which yields MPDTTWQKRVDSGDWEAITTELNDFGGAMLPRLLTDDEAEAIQRLYPDDRMFRATIDMSRYRFGEGEYRYFHQPYPEPIEALKGSLYPRLLPIARDWWGKLGRESPWPDTLDDWLGMCHAAGQERSTAILLKYGAGDWNALHRDLYGELVFPLQVVINLSEPGVDHTGGEFLLVEQRPRAQSRGMSTLLPRGHGFVFTTRERPVRSARGWSASPVRHGVSTVRSGRRFTLGLVFHDAA from the coding sequence ATGCCCGACACCACTTGGCAGAAGCGTGTCGACTCGGGCGACTGGGAGGCAATCACCACTGAGCTCAACGACTTCGGAGGCGCGATGCTGCCCAGGCTGCTCACCGATGATGAGGCTGAGGCGATCCAACGGCTGTACCCCGATGACCGCATGTTCCGCGCGACCATCGACATGAGTCGATACCGCTTCGGCGAGGGCGAGTACCGATACTTCCATCAGCCCTATCCCGAACCGATCGAGGCGCTCAAGGGATCGTTGTACCCCCGGCTACTACCCATTGCGCGCGACTGGTGGGGCAAGCTCGGCCGGGAGTCGCCGTGGCCGGACACCCTCGACGACTGGCTCGGCATGTGTCACGCGGCGGGCCAGGAGAGGTCCACCGCGATACTGCTCAAGTACGGCGCGGGCGATTGGAATGCGCTGCATCGAGATCTGTACGGCGAGTTGGTGTTTCCGCTACAGGTCGTCATCAACCTGAGCGAGCCGGGCGTCGACCACACCGGCGGTGAATTCCTGCTCGTCGAACAACGGCCCCGGGCCCAGTCGCGCGGCATGTCGACATTGCTGCCGCGCGGGCACGGCTTCGTGTTCACCACCAGGGAGCGGCCGGTGCGATCGGCGCGCGGGTGGTCGGCGTCGCCGGTACGCCACGGCGTCTCCACGGTCCGCTCCGGCCGACGGTTCACGCTCGGCCTGGTCTTCCACGACGCGGCGTGA
- a CDS encoding Ada metal-binding domain-containing protein — protein sequence MPRYTLIGPSGAMYASSRPGTFGGHRAARIYGCLDCRSARRAIDNGGYVRHRVFFADEPTAVAAGYRPCARCLPDRYREWKASAQAVDCPSYGRD from the coding sequence ATGCCGCGCTACACGCTGATTGGTCCGAGCGGTGCGATGTATGCGTCGTCGCGGCCGGGCACTTTCGGCGGCCATCGCGCCGCCCGGATCTACGGATGCCTCGACTGCCGCTCGGCGCGGCGGGCGATCGACAACGGCGGCTACGTCAGGCATCGAGTCTTCTTCGCCGACGAACCGACCGCCGTCGCGGCGGGTTACCGGCCCTGCGCGCGGTGCCTGCCTGACCGCTACCGCGAGTGGAAAGCCAGCGCCCAGGCAGTCGATTGTCCGTCCTATGGTCGAGATTGA
- a CDS encoding class I SAM-dependent methyltransferase translates to MVWPFLKGETVSTPDAKEHWEQHYGERDRVWSGRVNLRLAEVVPDLPIGRALDLGCGEGADSVWLADRGWDVVAVDISDTALQRARSAAEARGVLDQIDFQQHDLSETFPDGEFDLVSAHFFHSTLPLDRTRVFRRAAEALKPGGTLLIVDHSAPPPGDSKLDHHRHMFLSPEEVVAALSLPDAEWEPPQTKVVEREVTWPDREPFIWHDNVIVLRRRASG, encoded by the coding sequence ATGGTCTGGCCGTTCCTGAAGGGAGAAACCGTGTCAACGCCTGACGCCAAAGAGCACTGGGAGCAGCACTACGGAGAACGCGACCGGGTGTGGAGCGGACGGGTCAACCTCCGCCTCGCCGAGGTGGTCCCCGACCTGCCGATCGGTCGGGCGCTCGACCTCGGCTGCGGCGAGGGAGCGGACTCGGTGTGGCTGGCAGACCGTGGTTGGGACGTCGTCGCAGTGGACATCTCGGATACCGCACTACAGCGCGCGCGTTCGGCAGCCGAGGCGCGCGGCGTGCTCGACCAGATCGACTTCCAGCAGCACGACCTGTCGGAAACCTTTCCGGACGGCGAATTCGACCTGGTGAGTGCCCACTTCTTTCATTCCACTCTGCCGCTGGACCGCACCCGTGTATTCCGCCGGGCAGCCGAGGCCCTGAAACCGGGCGGCACGCTGTTGATCGTGGACCACAGCGCGCCGCCGCCGGGGGACTCGAAGCTGGACCACCACCGCCACATGTTCCTGAGTCCGGAGGAGGTGGTCGCCGCGCTGAGTCTGCCCGACGCGGAATGGGAGCCGCCACAGACGAAAGTGGTCGAGCGAGAGGTGACCTGGCCCGACAGGGAGCCCTTCATCTGGCATGACAACGTCATCGTGCTGCGGCGGCGCGCATCGGGCTGA
- a CDS encoding NAD(P)/FAD-dependent oxidoreductase, whose product MDITWDCIIVGGGAAGLSAGLVLGRARRRTLLIDAGAQSNLAAHGIGGLLGHDGRNPSELYDIGRRELTAYPSVEVRAGDVVSGERSDGGFVLELADGSRERTRRVLLATGMEYRPPSLPGLEELWGGSAFHCPFCHGWEMRDQPLAVLARGQRAVHSALLLRGWSDDIVVLTDGPDDMEDEDRARLAAAGVAVDERSVAELASDNGQLTAVLFTDGTRLARTGVLVATTLHQRSTLAGQLGAEAAEPTPVAENPIAVDGFYRTTAAGVFAAGDLSVQMPQVAAAIASGSHAAAAVVQSLMADEYGLAVPEGRNRVNA is encoded by the coding sequence ATGGACATCACGTGGGACTGCATCATCGTCGGAGGCGGTGCGGCCGGGCTGAGCGCGGGACTGGTGCTCGGGCGGGCGCGACGACGCACCCTGCTGATCGACGCCGGAGCGCAGAGCAATCTGGCTGCTCACGGCATCGGTGGCTTGCTCGGCCACGACGGCCGTAATCCGTCCGAGCTCTACGACATCGGGCGCCGGGAGCTGACGGCCTATCCGAGCGTGGAGGTGCGCGCCGGCGACGTCGTGTCCGGTGAACGGTCGGATGGTGGGTTCGTCCTCGAGCTCGCCGACGGCAGCCGCGAGCGGACGCGACGAGTGCTGCTGGCGACCGGCATGGAGTACCGCCCGCCCTCGCTACCCGGACTCGAGGAGCTGTGGGGCGGGTCGGCGTTCCATTGCCCGTTCTGTCACGGCTGGGAGATGCGGGATCAGCCCTTGGCCGTACTGGCGCGGGGTCAACGCGCGGTGCACTCGGCGCTGCTGCTGCGCGGCTGGAGCGACGACATCGTCGTGCTGACGGACGGACCCGACGACATGGAGGACGAAGACCGCGCCCGCCTGGCCGCGGCGGGCGTCGCCGTCGACGAGCGGAGCGTGGCAGAACTCGCCTCCGACAACGGTCAACTGACCGCTGTGCTGTTCACCGACGGAACCCGACTGGCGCGGACCGGTGTACTGGTGGCCACCACACTCCACCAGCGGTCGACGCTGGCCGGTCAGCTGGGAGCCGAGGCCGCCGAACCGACGCCGGTCGCCGAGAACCCGATCGCGGTGGACGGCTTCTACCGGACGACGGCAGCGGGAGTCTTCGCCGCAGGCGATCTGAGCGTGCAAATGCCACAGGTGGCCGCGGCGATCGCGAGCGGCTCACACGCGGCCGCCGCGGTGGTGCAGAGTCTGATGGCCGACGAGTATGGTCTGGCCGTTCCTGAAGGGAGAAACCGTGTCAACGCCTGA
- a CDS encoding helix-turn-helix domain-containing protein, translating into MQANDEVSVDVRVRRRLRDLRMQRGLTLDEVAGRSSIDVSTLSRLESGKRRLALDHLPRLAAALSVSTDELLRAPEAEDPRVRASSHTSHGITYWPLTRQAAGGLHAYKIRISPRRRTPPAELPVHEGQEWMYILSGQVRLILGDRDFTVKPGEAVEFSTWTPHWFGVVDGPAEAITIFGVHGERLHLHG; encoded by the coding sequence ATGCAGGCAAATGACGAAGTCAGCGTCGATGTGCGGGTGCGGCGACGCCTACGCGACTTGCGTATGCAACGTGGACTTACGCTGGACGAGGTTGCGGGCCGATCCAGCATCGACGTGTCGACACTGAGTCGCCTCGAGTCCGGCAAGCGACGGCTTGCCCTCGACCATCTCCCCCGCCTCGCCGCCGCACTATCGGTGAGCACCGACGAGTTGCTTCGCGCACCCGAGGCGGAGGATCCGCGCGTCCGGGCAAGCTCGCATACCAGCCACGGGATCACCTACTGGCCGCTGACCCGGCAGGCCGCGGGCGGGCTGCACGCGTACAAGATCCGGATCAGCCCCCGTCGCCGCACACCGCCTGCCGAGTTGCCCGTCCATGAGGGCCAGGAGTGGATGTACATCCTGTCGGGTCAGGTGCGGCTCATCCTCGGAGACCGGGACTTCACCGTCAAACCCGGTGAGGCCGTTGAGTTCTCGACGTGGACACCGCACTGGTTCGGAGTGGTTGACGGGCCCGCCGAGGCGATCACGATATTCGGTGTGCACGGCGAGCGGTTACATCTGCACGGCTAG
- a CDS encoding SRPBCC family protein, with translation MTDETMKSTCAVDAPAETVFDVLADPTTHQAIDGTGWVRESLDGKRLTEVGQVFRMAMYHANYGGMHYEIANRVEVFAPPHTIAWLPGQGANDGNLDFGGWIWRYDLRPIGDDRTEVTLTYDWSAVPPAIREEIGFPPFDRQHLDNSLKHLAEIAVASRISRNS, from the coding sequence ATGACTGACGAAACAATGAAATCGACCTGCGCCGTAGATGCGCCGGCTGAGACCGTGTTCGATGTGCTGGCCGACCCGACGACCCATCAGGCGATCGACGGCACCGGCTGGGTCCGGGAGTCGCTCGACGGCAAGCGTCTGACCGAAGTCGGCCAGGTCTTCCGGATGGCGATGTACCACGCTAATTACGGGGGCATGCACTACGAGATCGCCAACCGTGTCGAGGTCTTCGCGCCTCCGCATACGATTGCGTGGCTGCCGGGCCAAGGCGCGAACGACGGCAACCTCGACTTCGGCGGCTGGATCTGGCGCTACGACCTCCGTCCAATCGGCGACGACCGGACGGAGGTCACCCTGACGTATGACTGGTCGGCGGTGCCGCCGGCCATTCGCGAGGAGATCGGGTTCCCGCCGTTCGACCGGCAGCACCTCGACAACTCCCTCAAGCACCTCGCCGAGATTGCTGTGGCATCACGAATTTCGAGAAACTCCTAG
- a CDS encoding bifunctional RNase H/acid phosphatase yields the protein MKVIVEADGGSRGNPGPAGYGAVVWTADRNTVLAERKQAIGRATNNVAEYSGLIAGLEEAAKLGASEVDVNMDSKLVVEQMSGRWKVKHPDMVPLHQEATALSTRFDHVAYTWVPRAKNGHADRLANEAMDAAAELETPAEAKPERPNPAGWTGARGAPTQFQLLRHGQTELSLERRYSGRGNPALTDLGRRQAEAAAQFLVAGTSGIAAVITSPLQRAYDTAEAAAKALGLDVTVDADLIETDFGGWEGLTFGEAAERDPELHKRWLRDTSVAPPDGESFDTAAERVGRARARIISEHPGETVLLVSHVTPIKTLLRMALDAGPSILYRMHLDLASLSIAEFYPDGAASVRLVNQTAYLG from the coding sequence GTGAAAGTTATCGTCGAGGCCGACGGGGGATCGCGCGGCAATCCGGGCCCGGCAGGCTACGGCGCCGTGGTGTGGACCGCGGACCGCAACACCGTTCTCGCCGAGCGCAAGCAAGCCATCGGCCGCGCCACCAACAACGTCGCCGAGTACAGCGGGCTGATCGCCGGCCTGGAGGAGGCCGCGAAACTGGGCGCCTCCGAGGTCGACGTGAACATGGACTCCAAGCTGGTGGTGGAGCAGATGTCGGGGCGCTGGAAGGTCAAGCACCCGGACATGGTGCCGCTGCATCAAGAGGCCACCGCGTTGTCGACGCGATTCGATCACGTCGCCTACACCTGGGTTCCGCGGGCGAAGAACGGCCACGCCGACCGGCTGGCCAACGAGGCGATGGATGCGGCCGCCGAGCTGGAGACACCGGCGGAAGCCAAGCCCGAACGCCCCAACCCCGCAGGCTGGACCGGCGCGCGGGGTGCGCCAACCCAGTTCCAACTGCTGCGGCATGGGCAGACCGAATTATCTTTAGAGCGTAGGTATTCGGGCCGCGGCAACCCGGCGCTGACCGACCTCGGCCGTCGCCAGGCCGAAGCGGCCGCGCAGTTTCTGGTCGCCGGCACGAGCGGCATCGCAGCCGTCATCACCTCGCCACTGCAGCGCGCCTACGACACCGCCGAGGCGGCGGCAAAAGCACTCGGCCTCGACGTCACCGTCGACGCCGATCTGATCGAGACGGACTTCGGGGGCTGGGAGGGGCTGACGTTCGGCGAAGCGGCCGAGCGCGATCCGGAGCTGCACAAGCGATGGCTGCGCGACACCAGCGTGGCGCCGCCCGACGGGGAGAGCTTCGACACCGCGGCCGAGCGTGTCGGGCGGGCCAGGGCACGGATCATCTCCGAGCATCCGGGTGAGACGGTGCTCTTGGTGTCGCATGTGACGCCCATCAAGACACTGCTGCGCATGGCGCTCGATGCGGGCCCGAGCATCCTGTACCGAATGCATCTGGACCTGGCGTCGCTGTCGATCGCCGAGTTCTATCCCGACGGGGCCGCCTCGGTGAGGCTGGTCAATCAAACGGCCTATCTGGGCTAG
- a CDS encoding zinc ribbon domain-containing protein codes for MKAEVTHQRSLLELAELDAERGRIDHRAGHLVELERLEAIQATHREANDRLAALQIALEDLDEQVAKFEAEIDSVRQREDRDRKLLDSGATDAKQLTELQHELETLERRQASLEDSLIEVMEHREALQTQQAAELTKIDELQKELGEAQRACDEARSELDQLRQQSLSRRDELVAGLDADLVALYERQRTRGGAGAGLLQGGRCGACRIEIDRGELARISAAAEDDVLRCPECGAILLRVKGTGA; via the coding sequence ATGAAAGCTGAAGTAACACATCAACGTTCGTTGCTCGAACTGGCTGAACTCGACGCTGAGCGGGGCCGGATCGACCACCGGGCGGGCCACCTCGTCGAGTTAGAGCGGCTCGAAGCCATTCAAGCTACGCATCGCGAGGCCAACGATCGGCTGGCTGCACTGCAGATTGCGCTGGAAGACCTCGACGAGCAGGTGGCCAAGTTCGAAGCCGAGATCGACTCCGTCCGCCAGCGCGAGGACCGCGACCGCAAGCTGCTTGACTCGGGAGCTACGGATGCCAAGCAGCTCACGGAGTTACAGCACGAGCTCGAGACGCTGGAGCGCAGGCAGGCCTCATTGGAGGACTCGCTGATCGAAGTGATGGAGCATCGCGAGGCGCTGCAGACCCAGCAGGCCGCCGAGCTCACCAAGATCGACGAGCTGCAGAAGGAGCTGGGGGAGGCTCAGCGCGCGTGCGACGAAGCGCGCAGTGAACTCGACCAACTACGTCAGCAATCCCTGTCGCGGCGTGACGAACTGGTGGCCGGCCTGGATGCCGATCTGGTTGCGCTGTATGAGCGTCAGCGGACCCGCGGCGGGGCGGGCGCAGGCCTGCTGCAGGGCGGCCGCTGTGGCGCCTGCCGGATCGAGATCGACCGTGGCGAACTGGCCAGGATCTCCGCCGCCGCCGAGGACGACGTGCTTCGCTGTCCCGAGTGCGGTGCAATTCTATTGCGGGTCAAGGGAACCGGCGCGTGA
- a CDS encoding Nif3-like dinuclear metal center hexameric protein: MSVRLSDVIDILEAAYPPSLAMDWDSVGLVCGDPSEIVETVTVAVDATAAVVAEVPHGGLLLAHHPLLLRGVDTVAADTAKGALLHQMIRTGRALFTAHTNADAASPGVSDALADALGLTVEEVLAPIPTGTGLDKWVVFVPSENPENAGAVREAMFGAGAGRIGDYSHCSWSATGIGQFLPHDGATPAIGTVGNIEQVPEERVEMIAPSEVRGHVLASMRAAHPYEEPAFDVFELAPLPGNVGLGRVGTLARPETLSAFVSRVHDALPGTSWGIRASGDPETTVSRVAVCGGAGDSLLGAVGSAGVQAYVTADLRHHPADEHRRASEVALVDVAHWASEYPWCAQAAEVLRGHFGEALPVLVSAVRTDPWNVERTKHES; this comes from the coding sequence GTGAGCGTGCGGCTGTCGGACGTCATCGACATTCTCGAGGCGGCCTATCCGCCGAGCCTGGCCATGGACTGGGATTCGGTTGGCCTGGTCTGTGGTGACCCTTCGGAGATCGTCGAGACGGTGACGGTCGCCGTCGACGCCACCGCTGCCGTCGTCGCCGAGGTGCCACACGGTGGACTGCTGCTCGCGCATCATCCGCTGCTGTTGCGGGGGGTCGACACCGTCGCCGCCGACACCGCCAAAGGTGCGCTGCTGCATCAGATGATCCGCACCGGAAGGGCGCTGTTCACCGCGCACACCAACGCTGACGCGGCGTCGCCGGGAGTGTCCGACGCCCTAGCCGACGCACTGGGTCTCACAGTCGAAGAGGTCCTTGCTCCGATCCCGACCGGAACGGGTTTGGACAAGTGGGTGGTCTTCGTCCCCAGCGAAAACCCCGAAAATGCCGGCGCGGTAAGGGAAGCGATGTTCGGCGCGGGTGCCGGACGCATCGGCGATTACTCGCACTGCAGCTGGAGCGCCACTGGCATCGGTCAGTTCCTTCCGCACGACGGTGCGACGCCGGCCATCGGCACCGTCGGGAACATCGAACAGGTGCCTGAGGAACGGGTCGAGATGATCGCGCCGTCGGAGGTGCGCGGTCACGTGCTGGCGTCGATGCGCGCCGCGCATCCCTACGAGGAGCCTGCCTTCGATGTCTTCGAGCTCGCGCCCCTGCCCGGCAACGTCGGGCTGGGCCGCGTCGGCACCCTGGCGAGGCCGGAGACGTTGTCGGCCTTCGTCTCGCGGGTGCATGATGCACTGCCCGGCACGTCGTGGGGTATCCGTGCGTCCGGCGATCCCGAGACCACGGTGTCGCGGGTGGCCGTGTGCGGCGGAGCGGGTGATTCGCTGCTGGGGGCCGTCGGGAGCGCCGGGGTGCAGGCCTACGTGACCGCCGACCTACGGCACCATCCGGCTGACGAGCACCGGCGTGCATCTGAGGTGGCGCTCGTCGACGTCGCACACTGGGCAAGCGAATACCCGTGGTGCGCGCAGGCGGCCGAAGTTTTACGTGGTCATTTTGGTGAGGCTTTACCCGTGCTGGTGTCAGCGGTTCGTACTGACCCGTGGAATGTCGAGAGAACGAAGCATGAAAGCTGA